Proteins found in one Ferrovibrio sp. MS7 genomic segment:
- a CDS encoding UDP-glucose dehydrogenase family protein, with amino-acid sequence MRVAMIGTGYVGLVSGACFSEFGHTVICVDKNPERIEALERGEIPIFEPGLEDLVARNVKAGRLSFTQDIRAGMAEAEAVFIAVGTPSRRGDGEADLSYVYAAAREIAESMTRRTLVVTKSTVPVGTGREVERIIRATRPDAEFEMASNPEFLREGAAIEDFMRPDRVVCGAESDWAKDLLRRLYRPLYINETPILFTQLETAELIKYAANAFLATKITFINEIADLCEKTGVNVQDVAKGIGLDGRIGGKFLHAGPGYGGSCFPKDTQALVATGRKHDAPLRIVETVVDINEKRKQRMAEKVIAAMGGKLAGKTVAVLGLTFKPETDDMRDSPSLVIVPALQAAGAALRVYDPEGMGEAKKLLSGLEWCEGPYQAVEGADAVVIITEWNQFRALDLDRLKRLLKQPLMIDLRNIYKPQEMSQAGFTYHSVGRPSV; translated from the coding sequence ATGCGCGTCGCGATGATCGGCACCGGCTATGTCGGCCTGGTTTCGGGAGCCTGCTTCTCGGAATTCGGCCATACGGTGATTTGTGTCGACAAGAATCCGGAGCGCATCGAAGCCCTGGAGCGCGGCGAGATCCCGATCTTCGAGCCGGGGCTCGAGGATCTGGTGGCGCGCAATGTGAAAGCCGGGCGGCTCAGCTTCACCCAGGATATCCGCGCCGGCATGGCGGAGGCCGAGGCGGTGTTCATCGCCGTCGGCACGCCGTCGCGGCGCGGCGATGGCGAGGCCGATTTGAGCTATGTCTATGCTGCCGCGCGCGAGATCGCTGAAAGCATGACGCGGCGCACCCTGGTCGTCACCAAGTCCACTGTGCCGGTGGGCACGGGCCGCGAGGTGGAGCGCATCATCCGCGCCACCCGGCCGGATGCCGAATTCGAGATGGCGTCGAACCCGGAATTCCTGCGCGAGGGTGCGGCCATCGAGGATTTCATGCGGCCGGACCGCGTGGTCTGCGGCGCCGAGAGCGACTGGGCGAAGGATCTGCTGCGCCGCCTCTACCGGCCACTCTATATCAACGAAACGCCGATCCTGTTCACCCAGCTCGAAACCGCCGAACTGATCAAGTATGCCGCCAATGCCTTCCTGGCGACCAAGATCACCTTCATCAACGAGATCGCCGATCTTTGCGAAAAGACCGGCGTGAATGTGCAGGATGTGGCCAAAGGCATCGGCCTGGATGGCCGCATCGGCGGCAAGTTCCTGCATGCCGGCCCGGGCTATGGCGGCTCCTGCTTCCCGAAGGATACCCAGGCGCTGGTCGCCACCGGCCGCAAGCATGATGCGCCGCTGCGCATCGTCGAAACCGTGGTGGACATCAACGAGAAGCGCAAGCAGCGCATGGCCGAGAAGGTGATCGCGGCGATGGGTGGCAAGCTGGCCGGCAAGACCGTTGCCGTGCTGGGCCTGACCTTCAAGCCCGAGACCGACGACATGCGCGACAGCCCCAGCCTGGTGATTGTGCCGGCCTTGCAGGCAGCGGGTGCCGCCTTGCGCGTCTATGACCCGGAAGGCATGGGCGAGGCGAAGAAGCTGCTTTCCGGCCTGGAATGGTGCGAAGGGCCGTATCAGGCCGTGGAAGGTGCCGACGCGGTGGTGATCATCACCGAGTGGAACCAGTTCCGCGCCCTCGATCTCGACCGCCTGAAGCGCCTGCTGAAGCAGCCGCTGATGATCGACCTGCGTAACATCTACAAGCCGCAGGAGATGAGCCAGGCCGGCTTCACCTATCACTCCGTCGGCCGGCCCAGCGTGTGA
- the galU gene encoding UTP--glucose-1-phosphate uridylyltransferase GalU, translated as MIRPIRKAVFPVGGLGTRFLPATKSMPKEMLTVVDKPLIQYAVEEAKAAGIEEFIFVTGRGKQAIEDHFDRSYELEDVLRDRSKRDLLEAIHSWMPQAGQVAYTRQMEPLGLGHAVRCAKSLVGNEPFAVLLADDLILARTGCLAQMIEAYNEVGGNMIAAMEVPREHTRRYGVVDPGKSEGRMVEVKGLVEKPEPAAAPSTTAVIGRYILQPRVFDYLDQVQRGAGGEIQLTDALAKMIGELPFNGLRFKGERYDCGDKIGFLEANIAFALDRPDLRADAARIMREVVKTL; from the coding sequence ATGATTCGTCCGATCCGCAAGGCCGTCTTTCCCGTCGGCGGCCTCGGCACCCGCTTCCTGCCGGCCACCAAGTCGATGCCGAAGGAAATGCTCACTGTCGTCGACAAGCCGCTGATCCAATATGCGGTGGAAGAGGCCAAGGCCGCCGGCATCGAGGAATTCATTTTCGTCACCGGCCGTGGCAAGCAGGCGATCGAAGACCATTTCGACCGCTCCTACGAACTGGAAGACGTGCTGCGTGACCGCAGCAAGCGCGACCTGCTGGAAGCGATCCATAGCTGGATGCCGCAGGCCGGCCAGGTCGCCTATACCCGCCAGATGGAGCCGCTGGGGCTGGGTCATGCCGTGCGCTGTGCCAAGTCGCTGGTCGGCAACGAACCCTTCGCCGTGCTGCTGGCGGACGACTTGATCCTGGCCCGCACCGGCTGCCTGGCGCAGATGATCGAGGCCTATAACGAGGTCGGCGGCAACATGATCGCCGCCATGGAAGTGCCGCGCGAGCATACTCGCCGCTATGGCGTGGTCGATCCGGGCAAGAGCGAAGGCCGCATGGTCGAGGTCAAGGGCCTGGTGGAAAAGCCGGAACCGGCTGCCGCGCCGAGCACCACCGCCGTGATCGGCCGCTATATCCTGCAGCCGCGCGTGTTCGATTATCTGGATCAGGTGCAGCGCGGCGCTGGCGGCGAAATCCAGCTTACCGATGCCCTGGCCAAGATGATCGGCGAGTTGCCGTTCAACGGTCTGCGCTTCAAGGGCGAGCGTTATGATTGCGGCGACAAGATCGGCTTCCTTGAAGCCAACATCGCCTTTGCGCTGGATCGGCCCGACCTGCGCGCCGATGCGGCCCGCATCATGCGCGAAGTAGTCAAGACGCTGTAA
- a CDS encoding CoA-binding protein, producing MNHDSYSEDYIRGILRSTQVIAMVGASANWNRPSYFAMKYLQAKGYRVIPVNPREVGKEILGEKVYGALSEIPVKVDMVDCFRNSEAIPPIADEAIKIGAKVLWMQLGVRNDEAAAKAEAAGLKVVMNRCPKIEYGRLSLEIGWMGVNTRVISAKKQRRI from the coding sequence ATGAATCACGATAGCTATAGCGAAGACTATATCCGCGGCATCCTGCGCAGCACGCAGGTGATCGCCATGGTGGGCGCCAGCGCCAACTGGAACCGGCCGTCCTATTTCGCGATGAAATACCTGCAGGCCAAGGGCTACCGCGTCATCCCGGTGAACCCGCGCGAAGTCGGCAAGGAAATCCTCGGCGAGAAGGTCTATGGAGCCTTGAGTGAAATTCCAGTGAAGGTTGACATGGTGGATTGCTTCCGCAATTCGGAAGCCATCCCGCCGATTGCCGACGAAGCAATCAAGATCGGCGCCAAGGTGCTGTGGATGCAGCTTGGCGTGCGCAACGACGAAGCAGCCGCCAAGGCGGAAGCCGCCGGGCTGAAGGTGGTGATGAATCGCTGCCCGAAGATCGAATATGGCCGCCTGTCGCTGGAAATCGGCTGGATGGGGGTGAATACCCGTGTCATCTCCGCCAAGAAGCAACGCCGGATCTGA
- a CDS encoding MFS transporter, translating into MQKHAAFLTLAFSSVAHTFSHLFTLLFATVVLVLEREWGMSYDTLFALSIPMSVLFGAAALPAGWLGDKWSASGMMALFFLGVGAGSIAAGFADGPLSLCLGLACIGLFASIYHPVGIPWLVRNAANRGRALGINGVFGSIGTASAALVAGLLANFYGWRAAFIVPGLVCLVIGLAFVWARQSDLLLDRGEDMSPQPQPEKADIWRVFWVMSATMLCTGLTFQATSFALPKVFDERLGATLGGSVLGIGGMVTLVYTLSALLQVVGGELADRYSLRGVYASAQWLQIPVIAIGMITVHPALVGVAALMVGLNVLGQPAENSLLARYTPPQWRGRAFGAKFVLTLGVGSLGAAMIPVIYRFTGSLDILFVVLGCCAIGAGAFALLLPKDNGNAAAAAPEAQAAE; encoded by the coding sequence ATGCAGAAACACGCCGCTTTCCTGACGCTGGCCTTTTCCAGCGTCGCGCACACCTTTTCCCACCTGTTCACCTTGCTCTTCGCCACCGTGGTGCTGGTGCTCGAGCGTGAATGGGGCATGAGCTACGACACGCTGTTTGCGCTCTCGATTCCGATGAGCGTGTTGTTCGGCGCCGCGGCTCTGCCCGCCGGCTGGCTTGGCGACAAATGGTCCGCCTCGGGCATGATGGCGTTGTTCTTCCTTGGCGTCGGTGCCGGTTCCATCGCGGCGGGTTTCGCGGATGGTCCGCTCTCCCTCTGCCTCGGCCTTGCCTGCATCGGCCTGTTCGCCTCGATCTATCATCCGGTCGGTATTCCCTGGCTGGTGCGCAATGCCGCCAATCGCGGCCGTGCGCTTGGCATCAATGGCGTGTTCGGCTCCATCGGCACGGCTTCCGCTGCCCTGGTTGCCGGCCTGCTGGCGAATTTCTACGGCTGGCGCGCTGCCTTCATCGTGCCGGGCTTGGTCTGCCTGGTGATCGGCCTTGCCTTCGTCTGGGCGCGGCAAAGCGATCTGCTGCTGGATCGCGGCGAGGATATGTCGCCGCAGCCGCAGCCGGAGAAGGCGGATATCTGGCGCGTTTTCTGGGTGATGTCGGCCACCATGCTGTGCACCGGCCTGACCTTCCAGGCAACATCCTTTGCTCTGCCCAAGGTGTTCGACGAACGCCTTGGCGCCACGCTTGGCGGTTCGGTGCTGGGCATCGGCGGCATGGTCACGCTGGTCTACACGCTCTCGGCTTTGCTGCAGGTGGTGGGGGGCGAACTCGCCGACCGCTATTCGCTGCGCGGCGTTTATGCCAGCGCGCAATGGCTGCAGATCCCGGTGATCGCAATTGGCATGATCACTGTGCATCCGGCCCTGGTCGGCGTCGCGGCGTTGATGGTGGGCCTTAATGTGCTGGGCCAGCCGGCGGAGAATTCGCTGCTGGCGCGCTATACGCCGCCGCAATGGCGCGGCCGCGCCTTCGGCGCCAAATTCGTGCTGACCCTGGGTGTCGGCTCGCTCGGCGCGGCGATGATCCCGGTGATCTACCGGTTCACCGGCTCGCTGGACATTCTGTTCGTCGTACTCGGCTGCTGCGCCATTGGTGCCGGTGCCTTCGCGCTGCTGCTGCCCAAGGATAACGGCAATGCCGCGGCGGCTGCGCCGGAAGCCCAGGCAGCGGAGTAA
- a CDS encoding COX15/CtaA family protein — MTTQKHLARWLAIVAGLVALMVVIGGLTRLTNSGLSMVEWRPVTGWLPPLSEAAWMAEFEKYKQFPEYQKINLGMDLAGFKEIYWFEYIHRLLGRLIGVAFALPLLWFWIRRQIPAGMHLHLVLMLLLGGAQGGVGWFMVASGLIDHPDVSHYRLTMHLGLAFLIFAYLLWGVLSMARGSRMQSPAGGGLAILFVALVYLQILSGGLVAGMNAGLAHNTWPLMEGKFIPDGLGIMTPLWHNIFENALTVQFQHRMLAYAVLAFAILIWVRYAGRVSNGARHMLLGMVLLQVCLGIATLLAHVPVSLGALHQFGALLVLMGGIMLWHGKARRHG; from the coding sequence ATGACGACACAAAAGCATCTGGCACGCTGGCTGGCTATCGTCGCGGGGCTTGTCGCCCTGATGGTGGTGATTGGTGGCCTGACGCGGCTGACCAATTCCGGCCTCTCCATGGTGGAATGGCGGCCGGTCACCGGCTGGCTGCCGCCGCTTTCCGAAGCCGCCTGGATGGCCGAGTTCGAGAAGTACAAGCAATTCCCGGAATACCAGAAGATCAACCTCGGCATGGATCTCGCCGGCTTCAAGGAAATCTACTGGTTTGAATATATCCATCGCCTGCTCGGCCGCCTGATCGGCGTTGCCTTCGCGCTGCCGCTGCTGTGGTTCTGGATCCGGCGCCAGATTCCGGCCGGCATGCATCTGCATCTGGTGCTGATGCTGCTGCTCGGCGGCGCCCAGGGCGGCGTTGGCTGGTTCATGGTCGCCAGCGGCCTGATCGATCATCCCGATGTCAGCCATTACCGCCTCACCATGCATCTCGGTCTGGCCTTCCTGATCTTTGCTTACCTGCTCTGGGGCGTGCTCTCGATGGCGCGCGGCTCGCGCATGCAGAGCCCGGCCGGTGGCGGCCTGGCGATCCTGTTTGTTGCGCTGGTCTATCTTCAGATTCTTTCCGGTGGCCTGGTCGCCGGCATGAATGCCGGCCTGGCGCATAACACCTGGCCGCTGATGGAAGGCAAGTTCATTCCCGATGGTCTCGGCATCATGACGCCGCTGTGGCACAACATCTTCGAGAATGCACTCACCGTGCAGTTCCAGCATCGCATGCTGGCCTATGCCGTGCTCGCTTTTGCCATCCTGATCTGGGTCCGCTATGCCGGCCGGGTGAGCAATGGCGCCCGTCATATGCTGCTCGGCATGGTGCTTCTGCAGGTCTGCTTGGGCATTGCCACGCTGCTGGCGCATGTGCCGGTTTCGCTGGGGGCGCTGCACCAGTTCGGCGCCCTGCTGGTGCTGATGGGCGGCATCATGCTGTGGCATGGCAAGGCACGCCGCCATGGCTGA
- a CDS encoding enoyl-CoA hydratase: MSAALDLSPDTIVLREQAAPGVVRLTLNRPKAYNALSSDLMRQLQAELDVLRNDRATTVVIIAASGPGFCAGHDLKEVRGLPNRKAIENLFKQCSTLMQSIVALPKPVIAQVHGTASAAGCQLVASCDLAVAADTARFATPGVNIGLFCSTPMVALSRNVSNKQAMEMLLTGEPASAQHAREIGLINRVVPAAELADATLKLAELIASKSPLTLKIGKEAFYRQRELPLAQAYDYASQVMTENMLIRDAEEGIDAFIEKRIPCWKGE; this comes from the coding sequence ATGTCCGCCGCCCTCGACCTCAGCCCGGATACAATTGTGCTGCGCGAGCAGGCCGCGCCGGGCGTGGTGCGCCTGACGCTGAACCGGCCCAAGGCCTATAACGCGCTGTCCTCCGACCTGATGCGGCAGTTGCAGGCGGAACTCGACGTCCTCCGCAATGACCGCGCCACCACGGTCGTGATCATCGCCGCCAGCGGCCCCGGCTTCTGCGCCGGCCACGACCTGAAGGAAGTGCGCGGCCTGCCGAACCGCAAGGCGATCGAAAACCTGTTCAAGCAATGCTCGACCCTGATGCAATCCATCGTGGCGTTGCCCAAGCCGGTGATCGCCCAGGTGCATGGCACTGCCAGCGCCGCCGGCTGCCAGTTGGTGGCGAGCTGCGACCTGGCCGTGGCCGCCGATACCGCCCGCTTCGCCACGCCGGGCGTGAATATCGGGTTGTTCTGCTCCACCCCGATGGTGGCCTTGTCGCGCAATGTCTCGAACAAGCAGGCCATGGAAATGCTGCTCACCGGCGAGCCGGCCAGCGCCCAGCATGCCCGCGAGATCGGCCTGATCAACCGCGTGGTGCCCGCCGCCGAGCTGGCCGATGCCACCCTGAAGCTGGCCGAGCTGATCGCCTCGAAATCGCCGCTGACACTCAAAATCGGCAAGGAAGCCTTCTACCGCCAGCGCGAATTGCCGCTGGCCCAGGCCTATGACTATGCCTCGCAGGTGATGACCGAGAATATGCTGATCCGCGATGCCGAGGAAGGCATCGACGCCTTTATCGAAAAGCGCATCCCCTGCTGGAAGGGCGAGTGA
- a CDS encoding O-acetylhomoserine aminocarboxypropyltransferase, protein MSNNTNPPSPNNPNASPFGFDTLQVHAGTSPEPNTGARTTPIFQTTAYVFDDVDHAASLFNLQTFGNIYTRLTNPTTAVLEQKVAALENARAATAVASGHAAQLIACHMLMNPGDHIVASRKLYGGSITQFTHSFKRFDWHATFVDPDDIAGFAAAITPKTKAIFVESLANPGGVISDIEALAKVAHDAGIPLIVDNTMATPYLCRPVEWGADIVLHSATKFLGGHGNSMGGVIVDGGNFNWGQNDKFPHVAAATPAYHGLNFYETFGDMAFAVACRAVSLRDLGPAISPFNAFMILTGMETLSLRMQKHCANGQAVAEFLSKHPKVAWVSYAGLPSDRYHALAKKYLPKGAGSVFTFGVKGGYAAGTKLVETVKLWSHLANIGDTRSLIIHPASTTHRQLTPEQRAGAGAGDDTIRLSVGIEDVADLISDLDAGLNAA, encoded by the coding sequence ATGAGCAACAACACGAATCCCCCCTCCCCTAACAATCCCAACGCCTCGCCCTTCGGCTTCGACACCCTGCAGGTGCATGCCGGCACCTCGCCTGAGCCGAATACCGGCGCCCGCACCACGCCGATCTTCCAGACCACGGCCTATGTGTTCGACGACGTGGACCATGCCGCGTCGCTGTTCAACCTGCAGACCTTCGGCAACATCTATACCCGCCTCACCAACCCCACCACCGCCGTGCTGGAGCAGAAGGTGGCCGCCCTTGAGAATGCGCGCGCCGCCACCGCCGTGGCTTCCGGCCATGCGGCGCAGCTCATCGCCTGCCACATGCTGATGAATCCGGGCGATCATATCGTCGCCTCGCGCAAGCTCTATGGCGGCTCGATCACCCAGTTCACGCACAGCTTCAAGCGTTTCGACTGGCACGCGACCTTTGTCGATCCCGATGATATCGCCGGCTTTGCCGCCGCCATCACGCCCAAGACCAAGGCGATCTTCGTCGAAAGCCTGGCCAATCCGGGCGGCGTGATTTCCGATATCGAGGCTTTGGCAAAGGTAGCGCATGACGCCGGCATCCCGCTGATCGTCGATAACACCATGGCGACGCCCTATCTCTGCCGCCCGGTCGAATGGGGCGCCGATATCGTGCTGCATTCCGCCACCAAGTTCCTTGGCGGCCACGGCAACTCGATGGGCGGCGTGATCGTCGATGGCGGCAATTTCAACTGGGGCCAGAACGACAAATTCCCCCATGTCGCCGCCGCCACGCCGGCCTATCACGGCCTGAACTTCTACGAGACCTTCGGCGACATGGCCTTTGCCGTCGCCTGCCGCGCGGTGAGCTTGCGCGATCTCGGCCCGGCGATCTCGCCGTTCAATGCCTTCATGATCCTCACCGGCATGGAAACCCTGAGCCTGCGCATGCAGAAGCATTGCGCCAATGGCCAGGCGGTCGCCGAGTTCCTCTCCAAGCATCCCAAGGTGGCCTGGGTCAGCTATGCCGGCCTGCCCAGCGACCGCTATCACGCGCTGGCGAAGAAGTACCTGCCCAAGGGCGCCGGCTCGGTCTTCACCTTCGGCGTCAAGGGCGGCTATGCCGCCGGCACCAAGCTGGTGGAGACCGTGAAGCTGTGGTCACACCTCGCCAATATCGGCGATACCCGCAGCCTGATCATCCACCCCGCCTCCACCACGCACCGCCAGCTCACGCCCGAACAGCGCGCCGGTGCCGGTGCTGGCGACGACACCATCCGCCTGTCCGTGGGTATCGAGGATGTCGCCGACCTGATCAGCGATCTGGATGCGGGCCTGAACGCCGCCTGA
- the pobA gene encoding 4-hydroxybenzoate 3-monooxygenase, with the protein MTLPKRTQVAIIGAGPAGLLLGQLLHKAGIDAVILELRSADYVLGRIRAGVIETGTVGLLEEVGCAERLHREGLVHEGVEISFGGARHRINFHQLVGRSVVVYGQTEITRDLMEARAASGALTIYEAEDVILHDVTTARPYVTFKKDGVVQRLDCDFIAGCDGSHGVSRRSIPAHVQQVFERAYPFGWLGILVDKPPVSEELIYANHERGFALCSMRSHTRSRLYIQCDLDDKVENWSDARFYDELSQRLDATAVARLEQGASIEKSIAPLRSFVAEPMRYGQLFLAGDAAHIVPPTGAKGLNLAASDVFYLSRALMEFYIEKSPAGIDAYSATALARVWKAVRFSWWMTSMLHRFPDSSGFEQRIQHTELDYLVSSEHALRAMAENYAGLPY; encoded by the coding sequence ATGACGCTGCCCAAGCGTACCCAAGTCGCCATCATCGGCGCCGGGCCGGCCGGCCTGCTGCTCGGCCAGCTATTGCACAAGGCCGGCATCGACGCCGTGATCCTGGAATTACGCAGCGCCGACTACGTGCTGGGCCGCATCCGCGCCGGCGTGATCGAAACCGGCACAGTGGGACTGCTTGAGGAAGTCGGCTGCGCCGAGCGCCTGCACCGCGAGGGGCTGGTGCATGAGGGCGTCGAGATCAGCTTCGGCGGCGCCCGCCACCGCATCAATTTCCACCAGCTTGTCGGCCGCAGCGTCGTCGTCTATGGCCAGACCGAGATCACCCGCGACCTGATGGAAGCGCGCGCCGCCTCTGGCGCCCTCACCATCTACGAGGCCGAGGATGTAATACTGCATGATGTGACCACCGCCCGCCCCTATGTCACCTTCAAGAAGGATGGCGTGGTACAGCGCCTGGATTGCGATTTCATCGCCGGCTGCGATGGCTCGCATGGCGTCAGCCGCCGCAGCATCCCGGCCCATGTACAGCAGGTATTCGAACGCGCCTACCCATTCGGCTGGCTCGGCATCCTGGTCGACAAGCCGCCGGTCTCGGAAGAACTGATCTATGCCAACCACGAGCGCGGCTTCGCGCTCTGCTCGATGCGCTCCCATACGCGCAGCCGGCTGTATATCCAGTGCGACCTCGACGACAAGGTGGAGAACTGGTCCGACGCGCGGTTCTATGACGAGCTCAGCCAACGACTGGATGCCACCGCCGTGGCACGGCTGGAGCAAGGCGCTTCGATCGAAAAGAGCATCGCGCCGCTGCGCAGCTTCGTCGCCGAGCCGATGCGCTACGGCCAGCTCTTCCTGGCCGGCGATGCCGCCCATATCGTGCCACCGACCGGCGCCAAGGGCTTGAATCTCGCGGCCAGCGATGTGTTCTATCTCAGCCGCGCACTGATGGAATTCTACATCGAGAAGTCACCCGCCGGCATCGATGCCTATTCCGCCACGGCGCTCGCCCGGGTATGGAAGGCGGTGCGCTTCTCCTGGTGGATGACCAGCATGCTGCACCGCTTCCCCGACAGCAGCGGCTTCGAGCAGCGCATCCAGCACACCGAACTGGATTATCTTGTCAGTTCAGAGCATGCGCTGCGGGCGATGGCAGAGAATTACGCCGGCCTGCCCTACTAG
- a CDS encoding helix-turn-helix domain-containing protein produces MRQVPTYALYGEKSSNQPTDWLHCESIPARSSRFNWEIAAHRHTNLFQILNMTRGRADCLIGEVWRPLKPPVAVLVMPGVVHGFRFSPDTDGHVLTLLADQALQFPGLAPQLRPLLAQSRIIELPADSSPAVAQAVQAVVSDYAGSGVSRVGMIEAQLTVLLITLGRVLAADADALSPNRHAAAFRALLDQHYREQRSVAFYARKLGISEVHLNRVCRASLGHSALGVINQRLLVEARRDLTFTLLSVKEVAYSLGFQDPAYFTRFFTKQAGMTPTEFRRRSTRKDSA; encoded by the coding sequence ATGCGGCAAGTCCCGACCTATGCGCTATACGGCGAAAAAAGCTCGAATCAGCCCACGGATTGGCTGCATTGCGAGTCGATCCCGGCGCGGTCGTCGCGCTTCAACTGGGAGATTGCCGCCCATCGCCATACCAACCTGTTTCAGATTCTGAACATGACCCGGGGCCGCGCCGATTGCCTGATTGGCGAGGTGTGGCGGCCGCTGAAGCCGCCGGTGGCGGTGCTGGTGATGCCGGGCGTGGTGCATGGTTTCCGCTTCTCGCCCGATACCGATGGCCATGTGCTGACGCTGCTGGCCGACCAGGCGCTGCAATTTCCCGGCCTGGCGCCGCAATTGCGGCCGCTGCTGGCGCAATCGCGCATCATCGAGTTGCCGGCGGATTCCAGCCCTGCCGTAGCGCAGGCGGTGCAGGCCGTGGTGAGCGATTATGCCGGTTCAGGCGTCAGCCGGGTCGGCATGATCGAGGCGCAATTGACCGTGTTGCTGATCACGCTGGGCCGCGTGCTGGCCGCCGATGCCGATGCCTTGAGTCCGAACCGCCATGCCGCCGCCTTCCGCGCCCTGCTGGACCAGCATTATCGCGAGCAGCGCAGCGTTGCCTTCTATGCCCGCAAGCTCGGCATTTCGGAGGTGCATCTCAACCGCGTCTGCCGCGCCAGCCTCGGCCACTCGGCGCTCGGCGTGATCAACCAGCGCCTGCTGGTGGAAGCGCGGCGCGATCTGACATTCACGCTGCTGAGTGTGAAGGAAGTGGCCTATTCCTTGGGCTTCCAGGACCCGGCCTATTTCACCCGCTTCTTCACCAAGCAGGCCGGCATGACGCCGACCGAGTTCAGGCGGCGTTCAACAAGGAAAGATTCAGCCTGA
- the cutA gene encoding divalent-cation tolerance protein CutA, which produces MAEADIVFLYVTCPTLTEAETLAEAVVGQRLAACANILPGMRSVYWWQGKLEKADEIVLIFKTQANLVEAATAAIKAAHSYTVPCVLPLPVLPGGNPDYRAWLAEQTQ; this is translated from the coding sequence ATGGCTGAAGCGGATATTGTTTTTTTATATGTCACCTGTCCGACCCTGACGGAGGCGGAGACGCTTGCCGAGGCCGTTGTCGGGCAGCGGCTGGCCGCCTGCGCCAATATCCTGCCCGGCATGCGCTCGGTCTATTGGTGGCAGGGCAAGCTGGAAAAAGCCGATGAAATCGTGCTGATCTTCAAGACTCAGGCAAATCTGGTGGAGGCTGCCACCGCGGCGATCAAGGCGGCCCATTCTTACACCGTGCCGTGCGTGCTGCCGCTGCCGGTGCTGCCGGGCGGCAACCCGGATTACCGCGCCTGGCTGGCGGAGCAGACACAGTAA